The genomic region acatttcatttggcaaaaaaatatcattaagaaaattatgaaagaacataatttgattcgtggtaaaaatgatatcattagcgtataaatttcatataatttgtacatatataaaattgtgtatttcttagtatgttatatgtcttacattgaaaaataatgtaggattatataaaaataatagaattgtcccacatcgaaagattaacataagatgtagtggtcttatgattataaatatgagacatccttggaacttaggtatcaacctaacatcttttgcgtctcttaaataagatgttttgacttttgatcatatctaaataaatgattagagataagatgtaaatattaagaccttataactaatttttttaactaagttaattaccccgttgcaacgcacgggcattcaaactagttaaTAACATAAGTGGGTCATGTTTATTTTAGGGAAAATCACCATATTTTgatattctctaaatttatacttcaaccaaaactatataatatttgcattgaaatTCCTTAAttaggtccatcacacggtgctagtgatttaaaactatatactataattaatttgtataactttctttaattacattaaagtcccttggtttctggatttaatatatactAGTATTGATTAATACGACAGTTTGGGGGGAGGGGGAATAACAAACACGGCCACTCAATACTAGAAGGTAAGTTAAAGGGCCTAGGCTAGCCACATCAGATTATGCCTAATTAATTTAAGCAACGATTTGTTTGTaagcaagtttttttttttttttgggtgacgAGGGAACCCGCAATCACTACCTTCGGTGGCACTGGGTAAACCCTCGGGtgtacgtgatagcctgcaaaccacgtatactAGGTAGGCCCGAGGGTGACAGACTCGAAGTCTATTAGGCATGGACTCAGACCATAATACTCTACAAAATTGCGTTTGGAAAGGATTGAACTTGAATCTCCTGagaatttcacccaagttttaaccactataCTTCACTCTTGCGGACAATTGTAAGCTACTTTTGGTGGCGTTGGAGGTGGTGGAATATTTGTTCCAACGCTTACTTTGATCATTGGTTTCGACCCCAAGTCATCCACTGCCATCTCAAAATGTATGTCGTTGAAAACTCGCCCTAAATCTTAACAAGATTATTTTGTTTAACTGCCAGTCTCGTAATATGAGATTGTTTATACCCACATCAATGAGCATATTCACATAGTCGGCTAGCTCAGCTCATAAATTCAATGAAAGTGATATTCACGACTTGGGTTTGAAACCTGCTGTCACTGAAATTGCCCAATGAGCATATTCACAAAAAAAAGTTGAAACTAAATCTCTTATTCAAAAAAAAGTTTGTTTTACAATAACTCCAATAAAAGAGTAGACACTCAAGGAGGCGAGGTGAATCTATATATCACTATAGTTAAATGTGGTGCAGTACAATCACATGTAAAGAAAGAGTAATTACATATAGGAGATACAAAGTTACAGAAAAAACCTATATTGAGCAATCACCACTCAATTGTTTAAATATAAGTAAAGGTGGGAAGGGGGTTGATTCGCTTTCATTCCAAAGGGAAGTAATGGGAAGGAGATCACTTTCCTTCCGGATCTTCCAATGTATCGGAATGATCTTAATTTGAATATGGTTTGGAGGGGAGATGATTTCCCTGCCAACAATGAATTAATTGCAATATCCCTGCCAACAACTACAATCATCGTCTATCTTGATATTGTACAAAGCTGGGACTGTGAGTGGGGTGAGAAGACAGAAAAAAGCTATAGCTCCTGCGATGGAAGCAACGCTTACCACTAACCCTGAAACCAAAACCGTATTAAAGGAAGATGTGGTTAAACTTGGTTATACACTTACACTTGCATGTCTTCGAgaaaataatagcaacaaagttaGAAGCTCACCTCTTTTAGAATATATAACAGGCAGTCCCATAAAATTGCAGACAATATGAGCAACTAATGGCGCAGCAAGATGCCCTGTAACCAAAACCAACTCTGTCATTAAAGAAAGACTAGCCCTAGCGAACAAATATTTGGTTGTGAGATTTGTGACATTTCTAGCAAttagcagtcagtcttagcacaaTAATGCAGTTCAACATACCACCAGAAAACACCAAACTAAATCCAACAACATATATACATGCACATTACGAGATAAATACAAAGGAGGCTCATCAGAGCTTAATCTGCCAAAAATCCTGATGGAGAACATTATAGAAGATTTACCCATTATGAAAATCACACAAGTTGTGTCCAAGGATTCTTTAGGCCTCTAGATGAGATGTTAGGTTTCCTTTGCATTGGCTTAATGAGAACTAACAAGGAACACAGCACAAAAGCAAAAGAGCCTGTTGTCGTCCAACAAAGTGAATATTTGGAGCTAAGAGACTTGAAGCTTATTGACTGAAGTGAAGGAAAACTAAGTAAAGAAAAACAAAGAGAAATGAACAAAGATACACCATCTTATTTATATAGTCCCCAACTAATATTGGGGATCGAACAATATCGACTTTGACCGATCTTACAGACAAAATGCAATGATTACGACTTCTTAGAAATAATAATATGACAATAGTTGGTTTAATAAAGCAAACATGACAAAGTTTAGATTATATGACAACATATATTTACAAAAATTATGTCATAGAATAGTTGATATCTGTTAATCATCAATTCAAATGGAGACGATTGAGATAAAGAATTAAAGATAATAACAAGAAACATGAGTATCTTACACCACAGTTACTAAAAAATGTCAGCCAAAATAAAAGATCGTTTGTGAAATGATTCAGAAGAATAATTACACAACCTATTTAACTTAACTCCAACTTCTCACAGAAATGGAAAGTCTGACATTTAGTGGACCAgtccaaaattttcaaatttatgGCACCTCTAAGCATATTATTACATCTTGGCTTCGATCAAAGTCACGGTATGGTTTTCATGGCCTAAAGTCCTAAACTACCTAATTACGGATCATATGGCCTCGAAATGCGGTGAAATGCAATCGTTGTAACCTCCAAAGTCCAAACCCTTGAAAACTAGATAGAGAATCGGTGTTACGGCCAATATTTAAACTCAAGCCTTTAAGTTACCTATCTACACCAACTTTATCACAGTGCTACAAATACTCCTGCTACAGCCCAGTAAGAAGGGGTCAAGATTTTTTTCGTATGTCCTATAGTAAACGTTACATCAAGAATTCACTGAATGAATGCTATTTCACAATATAAGAAGCACACACATTTGATGAGCCATTTTGGATTACTCCTTGTTCCAAGGACCACTAATAGTGACCATGAAAATAGGTAAAGTATCTTTCAGACTAAGAAAACTCATTAAAAACTTGAAATTCTTAAGGTAAAAAAATTGGACAACATATGCTTTGGGGTTTTTTCTTGTTTTAAATTTGAGACCCCATACAAAAGAAACTACAGAGATTCCAAAGGCATCCAAAACACTTTTCTTTAAGCCACTGTAGCAAAAGCACACTAGAAAAATAAATGTCATGAATATGAATGACAATCATTACATACCAGTTCTGATGAAAAGAAAAGAAGCATATGAGCCAAAAACCATTGTATATGCAAGCTGTGTACCTGAAATTCAATCACAGTTGCACTAAGAGCCATTCAAGTCCAAAGTGGTATAAATTAAACAAATTCCCTGACATATAATCATATTCCTTAGTGCATATATAAGGAAGTTATGATATTTCAAGAATAATGACATCTTAAAGATATATATATCTACAGTCCAGTAGCTGAAGATGAATACTAAAGAGTCTATGAGTTAATTAATACCTTGCTCTTCTACATTGCTCCATCCTAAGTTCAGACCATTCTAAGTTCAGACATTCCTTCCCTTACGAATTTAGGGGCCGTTTGGTTCAAACaattggaatggattggaatggattctaATATCAAGcaggtatggagttagaacccaTACTTTTTAATGCTTGTTTGGTTTGATCTTGTAATGGATTGTAAATGGCATTTATATTTTTTGGTTCACATTTGAATGGATTTCAAATTATTTGTTTTCTTCATTATAAATAAGATCTACAATattatttataattaaaaataacTAATACAAGATAATAACAAAAGCAAAAATCCAAATTACCCATACAAATTGGTGAGAAGCATAGAAATTTAATCAAAGAGCAGTCACGTACAAAGTAGCATAAATATCAAATTACGCCTAATGATTATTAAGaacaaattattaaaaaaaaaaaagaaaaaaaaaagaaaaagaaaaaagggaaaAAGTCGTTATGGAATGAAGTAATGAAcaatttttaccaaaaaaaaaattaatgaacAACTACCAGCTAAGTACCAAATTTATAATTAGGATCAAGGAATATCAATGGAGAATAATTCGTGAGATGTATAcaacccttttttttttgttttttgttttttttttctttgctagGGTTTGGATGTGGAGGGATGGAGTTAGAAACTTAGAATCATGGGGTGGGACttgggtatgagattccaaggggttggaatggatttagaaccccttggatatcaaactccattccaaaaGGGGTCAACCAAACACTTGAATGGATGAAATCCATTCCAaatgctccaaccaaacacccccttaatacCTTGCTCTTCTACATTGCTCCATCCTGAAAAAGGTAAAGTTTATCCCTGCCCTCTCTTATTCCATTACTGCCCTATATACTCTTATTTATCCCAAAATACAGACCAGTAAACCACCATGTTAAAAGTAGGTGACCCTTGTCGCTCATAGTCAACCAATACTACTTCCTTCATTAATACCCTTTTCTTTTAAAATGTATCCATCAAAATACCAGACCACCACGCTGCAACTACACCACCCCCAAAGGGACAAAAGAACTCAATCAAAAGTAATGCAAGTTCATTCATTATAACTTTAACAATAAAAATATAAACAGAAGTATAAAACATCAGTCAATTCTACATGAATCAGCAATTAATCCAGATAAATTAACTGGCCCTCATTTGATAAATTAGGATTTTTAAGGTTTTTAAAAAGACATCAAACATAAAAATAGGAAAGGTGTGACAAAAACAAATTACGTGATGATGATCAGACATGAGAAGCAGAGGAATAAGAAATGGAGAGAGGAAAAGAGAATGAGGCTCAGATGGAGGAGATTAGAATGCGGGATATGTTCAGAGATGACTTGATCTTTAAGCCAAACCGGTCAGTTGTTCCAATTTGATCACCAACATGTCTTATTATTAGGTAGTAGTTTAAAAGAACAAAATAATAATCGGCAGTGGTTGAAAGTGGGTTATAATAGgtagtttttgtgatttttcttcCATTTTATTATTATACAAAAGGTCCAAAGGACATAACTCGGTTTATGACAGATTGTTCATGAAAGCTACACTAATCTCATCTACCCACTCTATTCCTGACATAAAACGAGTACATATGCAATGATTAAACTTGCATTAAAGTCACTACAAAATAATTCAACTATAAGAAACTCATGTTATCACCAAATAGAAGAGGCTTTACAGGTCCCCCAATATTTTAAATACTCAAAAATCAGGAATATAAATTACAGATAAAGAAATTAATGAAGTTGAAAATTATACCGACGGCCATGGAAGTTTTAAGTACACTGCAGTTCTTGCGGCTGTAAAACTCCAACAAATGATTCAAATGTGCTGATAAGAAATAATAAATGACTGTTATTCATCTAATCAAATTTATAAGAATAGTAACATAAACAATGCTCAGATAATATAGCTGACATATGCATCTGTAAGAATATTAGGCATTTGAATAACTCATTCAGTCATTCATGTGGCTCCAGAAAAAGCTTGCTAGTGACAGAATATCCCCTTAAAATAGTGACAACAACGGCCTCAATAGAGACACAGCAAATGTTGCATGCCTTTTGGGGAAGATTAAGTAACCTGTCACTCCTACTCCTTTTAAATAGAGCCCTTCAGGGCCTTCACTGAAAGGGTGAAGTACCCAAAAGATAACTCCTTCGGACTTGCAAGACTTCAGAAATTATTGCCATTCCTCAAAGTGGACATTGATTATTCTAAACATTTAACTATGTGGAACCCAAAATATTCAGGAGGCATCATACTTCGGAAAGAGAAGGAGAAACAAGAACAGAATGATTAACAACAGTGCAAATGTCTAAAGAAGCGGGGTTGAAAATTGATTAAGGAAGAGCACTAACAATTGTGTCTAACGCTCTAACATTCAATTCTCCAAAAGCACTTATCTGTTCAATAGAACATAATGCCAACTCTAGGCAATAATGGAAGGAAAGAAACCATGAAAGGAGAAACATTATAACAAATAAATTCTGTGACCTGAACCTTAACTTCCAAGAATTACTGTCAAATCAAAACATGAAATTGTCAACTACATATGATaacataaaacaaaaaaaaaatgttattacCTTTAAACGAAGTCGCTCTACTTACCCAGGCTGAAGAACAAAGGGCACAGAAAGACAGTAGTTTCTGGCTTGAATCCTCCACACAAAAGTAAAGGTATCATACAGGCCCTGAATACCAGTTCTTCAGTAATTGGTGCCTGTTTTCGATAACATTTCAGATTAAACATCATATCACACAAGAACCCACAACATACTTTAACTTTTATGCATATTCGTTGTTCTTTGCTTCAGAAGGGGATAGACTACTAATCACAAAGTGGACAGTATTTGATAATGTGCTTTTCATAAATCATTCTACAACTGATATGTTTAAGCCACTGCGAAACAATATGTCGGAATGATGTAAGCATAATTTGTTTGTTTGCATCCAAAAATCAGAAAGAAGAAATGGCGTTTAGTTTTCTTGTTTCTTTTGAAGCACAAGTTTCCAGCCGATAGATAGACTTCTTCATAAGCACTCTTAGGTGTAAATTGTAATTATTAAAGCAAAATGCCTAAAGCATTATCTTGCAAGATAACAACATATTCACAGCATAAACGAATCAGAGTCATGCACAGATAACAGCACTGGCCAGCCATAGTAAACGCAATAGCCTTCCTTCTTACATACTAAAATTATACTCTGTGGTATACCGTATAATGAAACGGGAGTTATAGTAATTTACTATTTTTTGCAGAAGTATTATGTAGTTACGTAAATTTTACAGTCGTACAATTTCCGTGAAATAGAATTAAGTAGCAAAATGGGGTAATGAGACTCGGACCCATAACGACTAGGTCAGAAGAGGATGTCTAATACTAGCTTTCCACCAAGTATTTAGGTAATGT from Silene latifolia isolate original U9 population chromosome 3, ASM4854445v1, whole genome shotgun sequence harbors:
- the LOC141647483 gene encoding CAAX prenyl protease 2; translated protein: MMETLTVKEALTACGGMTVVYVAVLYSPTLIFRRPPPTSFYQFMIRRFICAFVATLLCLFLSSLLLLPTGSWKFTHILAAYGVRSNHFWHAVVCAFSLTCLMYAGSFVLKLLDLWNEGESPYFSLESIKSFASNIAAWRNLVVAPITEELVFRACMIPLLLCGGFKPETTVFLCPLFFSLAHLNHLLEFYSRKNCSVLKTSMAVGTQLAYTMVFGSYASFLFIRTGHLAAPLVAHIVCNFMGLPVIYSKRGLVVSVASIAGAIAFFCLLTPLTVPALYNIKIDDDCSCWQGYCN